Below is a window of Desmonostoc muscorum LEGE 12446 DNA.
TTTGCACGAAGTACATCAGCAGCAGTTTTTCCATCGGGATATTAAGCCTTCTAACATTATGTTAACTGCCGATGGACAATTGGTGTTAATAGATTTTGGTATTGCGCGGGAAATTACCGAAACTTACGAGAAAAAACAAGTAGCAGGTGAAATTACAAGATTTGTTTCTGATGGGTATGCTCCTTTAGAGCAAATCAATGGTCGTGCTGTTCTGCAATCAGATTTCTTTGCCTTGGGTCGTACTTTTGTCCATTTGCTTACAGGAAAGTATCCTCTTGATCTGATGGCTGACCCCTATGGCGATCCATATACTGCCGATCTAAACTGGCGTGATGAGGCTAATCATATCTCTCCTTTTTTAGGAGATTTTATTGACCATCTGATGATGCGGCCAGTAAAGGATCGCCCAGCGAACACCCAGGTAATATTGGAAAGATTATCAGAAGTTAAAGAGACTTTATATCCGATGAAATTAACTAATTTAAACTTGTTTAAACCACAATATACATTAAATACAAAAACAATTTCTTTAGAACGCATTCTTGGTAGTTGGAACTCTGTACACTCTGGAGCTATTTTGAGTCTAGCTATTAGTCGAGATGGACAGACTTTAGCTAGTGGCAGTAATGACAAGACAATCAAAGTATGGAACCTTAATAGTCGGAAAGAAGTTCGTACCTTTACAGGACATGCAACGCAAGTAAATTCCGTAGCAATTAGTCCAGATGGACAAACTTTGGTTAGTTGTGGTTATGATAAAAAAATTAAGATTTGGAATGTGAATAACGGTGAAGAAATTAGCAGCATTATAGTTAATTTTGATGTTATATCTGTAGCAATTAGCCCAAAACAGCAAACATTTATTACTGGTAGTTCTAATGGGCAAGTAGCACTATTTAATCTAAAAGCAGGAGAGTATATTCGCACTTTAACGACACATGAATCCAGAGTTAGTTCATTAGCAATTAGCTCAAACTATGTAGCTAGTGGTAGCTGGGATGCTACAATCAAAGTCTGGCCAAAGTCAACTTTTGCTGGTCATTTAAAGGGCATTAGTAGTGTTGCCATTAGCTCAAATCAGCAAATTCTAGTAAGTGCTAGTGAAGATACGACAATTATTATATGGAATCTGGATACTGGGGAGCAAATTTATACTCTTAGTGGGCATTCAAATCCTGTTAATTGTGTCGCAATTAGTCCAGATGGTCAGACAGTAGTAAGTGGTAGTGATGACGAAAAAATTAAAGTTTGGGATTTAAGCAATGGGCAAGAAGTTTACAGTATCAATGCCCATTTAGATGGTGTGAATGCACTTGTATTTACCCCAGATGGACAGACTTTGGTCAGTGGAGGTAAGGATACTACCATCAAAGTTTGGCGAATGGATTAGTTTAGAAGTGAGAAAACAGCCCTAACTTCAGCTAAATCAGGATTATTTTAATAAATTCGTCATATTTTTGAATGAGATGCGATCGCCTAACCTATGTACAATTCTAAAGCGATTGCAATCTTTCACAACCCCACCATGAGTAACATTCCCCAAATCGGACAACCAGCACCAGATTTCTCCACCCCTGACCAAAATGAGAATCCAGTTAGTCTCTCTGACTTCAACGGTCAGTGGATTGTGCTTTATTTCTACCCCAAAGATGACACCCCCGGCTGTACCACCGAAGCAAAAAATTTCACCGAATTGTATGAAGACTTCAGCGAACTAGGAGCTAAAATCTTAGGTGTGAGTCCAGATTCTGGTAAATCCCA
It encodes the following:
- a CDS encoding serine/threonine-protein kinase, coding for MSLCINPNCLNPDNPDNLLRCQSCGSELLLEGCYRVTRPIGKGGFARTFEVSDSGKLKILKVLTLNEPKAVLLFQQEAEVLKRLNHPGIPNAEDYFQFFPQNSQDPVHCLVMDKIDGENLHEWLEKRGNRPISEKQAILWLTQLANILHEVHQQQFFHRDIKPSNIMLTADGQLVLIDFGIAREITETYEKKQVAGEITRFVSDGYAPLEQINGRAVLQSDFFALGRTFVHLLTGKYPLDLMADPYGDPYTADLNWRDEANHISPFLGDFIDHLMMRPVKDRPANTQVILERLSEVKETLYPMKLTNLNLFKPQYTLNTKTISLERILGSWNSVHSGAILSLAISRDGQTLASGSNDKTIKVWNLNSRKEVRTFTGHATQVNSVAISPDGQTLVSCGYDKKIKIWNVNNGEEISSIIVNFDVISVAISPKQQTFITGSSNGQVALFNLKAGEYIRTLTTHESRVSSLAISSNYVASGSWDATIKVWPKSTFAGHLKGISSVAISSNQQILVSASEDTTIIIWNLDTGEQIYTLSGHSNPVNCVAISPDGQTVVSGSDDEKIKVWDLSNGQEVYSINAHLDGVNALVFTPDGQTLVSGGKDTTIKVWRMD